In Vigna unguiculata cultivar IT97K-499-35 chromosome 3, ASM411807v1, whole genome shotgun sequence, a single genomic region encodes these proteins:
- the LOC114177453 gene encoding monothiol glutaredoxin-S2-like, whose product MDRVNKMVSERPVVIFSKSSCCMSHTIKTLFCDFGVNPLVHELDEIPRGRDIEQALSRLGCSPSVPAVFIGGELVGGANEVMSLHLDRSLIPMLKKAGALWV is encoded by the coding sequence ATGGATCGGGTGAACAAGATGGTTTCAGAGAGACCAGTGGTGATCTTCAGCAAGAGCTCTTGCTGCATGAGCCACACCATCAAGACCCTGTTCTGTGACTTTGGCGTGAATCCATTGGTTCATGAGCTTGATGAGATACCAAGAGGCAGAGACATTGAGCAAGCTCTTTCAAGGCTTGGTTGCAGTCCCTCTGTTCCTGCTGTGTTCATCGGTGGTGAGCTTGTTGGTGGAGCCAATGAAGTCATGAGTCTTCACCTTGATCGCTCCTTGATTCCAATGCTCAAAAAAGCTGGAGCTCTTTGGGTTTGA